The sequence GGCGGCGAGAGCCTGCTTGACTGACTCCGACGCGGTGGACTCCGCGGTGGCCATAGCGGCGGTGCCAACCATGATGGCATCAACAGGTGCTGCGGGCAGGCCAAAGCGCCGTGACCACTCGCCGGTGAGGTACTCCGCGCCGCGCGCCGGGGTTCCGATGCCACCGCCGACGGCGAGCAGCACGTTAGGCTGCTGGCGAATGTCGGCGTACGCGGCCACAAGCAACTCATCGAGTTCCTCGGTGGAGTGGTGTCCGCCGGCGCTACCGCCTTCGAGCTGAAGGATGAGTGTGGTGGACACCTCGCGCGCAATCGCGAGCACCTGCTTGACCTGCTCGACGGTGCCAGGTTTAAAGGCTATCCACGGGAAGTTTTCTGCTTGCAGGCGCTCTACCAGCGCAAGGGCCTCCTCGTGCGGCGGGATACCAGCGGAAATGACCACGCCGTTGAGCGGCGCACCTGCGGCTCGGGCGCGGGGGATGGCACGCTGCCCCTCAATCTGGCGGCGCCACTGCGCAGCAGACAGATACAGGGCGTTGAACTGTGCATTCACGCCCGGCGCGAGCATCTCTGCGAGGTTATCCAGGTTCTGCGCCAGGATCTCATCGGTGTGTTGGCCGCCGCCGGCGAGCTCTGCCCAGTGTCCTGCGTTGGCGGCCGCGGCAACGATGGTCGGATCTACAGTGGTGGGCGTCATGCCGGGCAACATGACCGGGGAATAGCCCGTCACGTCGGTGAAGCGCGTGGTGAGGCGCCCTTCCACCAGACGTGGTGCACAATCAGACCAGGCGGCAGGCAGCGCGGGCGCGTGGCCGGGCTCAAACAGCTGCGCTTGCCCCTCTGTGGTAGCTGCGGCCACCGTGCCCACTCCCCGGCCAGCGACGATGCCTCGTGTTAAAGGCTCAACGCCGCGAGCGGGACCCATCTCCAGAATCCAGCACGCGCCGGCGGCGACAGCCTCAGTGACACGGGCAGGCCAGTCCACGGTGTCCGTGAGCACCGCGCGGGCCAGCTCACTCACGAGTTCAGACTCGAGGCCGATGCGCGCTGCCCAGCGCTCCACCTGTTCCACGGCCTCCCCCATCGCCGGATGATGGAAGGCGGCGTCAACGTCCAGGTCCGTCAGACTCACATGTTCGCCGTCGATAGTTCGGCGCACGCGAGCAAGCTCGGCTGGTGTTCCCACGATGACGAAGCGCTCGTGGCCGTTGATAAGGCCGATGTGGGCGCCGGCTGCCCGAAGTTGTTCCTCCGAGGCACCCGACACCGCCACCATGGGTGAGCCCTGGTCGGTGCGGACGAGTCCGTGGATTCGGGCAGTCCTGGTCATAGCAGCGCCAATGAGGCGGGCCAAGGCCAAGGCCTCAACTGGGCTTACCCGGCCAGCGGCGACGGCGGCAGCCACAACGCCTTGGGAGTGCCCGATGCTCGCCACGGCGACGTCAGTGTTGAGCCCCTGTGCGCGCACGGACTCGAGGACCGAGAGCTGGGCCGTCACAATGCCCGGCGTGGACACAGCTGGCGCGGATAGCCTGAACGCAGGCTGGGCATCCGCCCACTCCAGCGGCGAGAAACCGTGGGGGGTGGTAGGCAGGAGCGCGCCGACAAGCGGGGCGAGAAGCTCCTCGGCCGCATCCAGGTATCGGGCAAGCTGCGGCCGCACACCTGTGGCTAGGGCCTCACGGAGGGTGGGCAGCCACGCATAGCCCTGCCCGGAGAAGGACAGCGCGCAAGGCTCCACGTCTAAACACGCGACAAGGGGTGCGGTGTTCATGGGATGGGTCACCGGCGCTACTCCCCCAGGGCACGCGCAACGAGCTGCACGGCCGCATCGAGGGAAGGCTGGGTCTGGGGCTCAGGCAGGCCGCAAAAGACCTGGCAGGCGTGGTCCGGAACGACCTCGGCCGAGCGGGACAAACCACGCTCGGAGAGGTACTCATCAAAGAACATGTCGATACTCATACCGACATCAGATTCTACCCATTACGATCGATGCGTTATGGCCTCTCGCACCCCTTTCATCCTCGCAGCTCTCCTCAACGTTCTCGTTGCTGCCTTGGTGCTTGTTGGCCTCATGTTTCCTACCTCCAGCTCCCAGCCAGACGCTGCCCCGAACACAGCTCAGGAGAGCCCCTCTGCGTCCGCGAACGTACAGGATGAGCAGACGGAAGCCGCAGCTGAGGTAGCTGCGGCGCTTGCCACGTTGGACTCCCTCGAGGTCAAGGGCCGTGCGCCGATGACCGGTTATGAGCGCGAGGAATTCGGACAGGCCTGGTCCGATGATGTCACCGTAGAGTTTGGCCACAATGGCTGCGATACCCGCAATGACATTCTGCGCCGCGACTTGGACAACCTCGTGATCAAGGACGGCACGCATGACTGCGTGGCGTTATCGGGGACCCTCCAGGATCCCTACTCTGGCCAGACCATCGACTTCCAGCGCGGGGCTGACACGTCGAGTGCGGTGCAGATTGACCACGTTGTCGCGCTTGCCGACGCCTGGCAGAAAGGCGCCCAACAATGGTCACCCGAGCAGCGCCGAAACTTTGCCAACGATCCCCGCAACCTCCTTGCCGTCGATGGCCCCCTCAACCAGCAGAAAGGCGCCGGTGACGCCGCCACGTGGCTGCCACCCAACAAAGCTTTTCGCTGCCAGTATGCGCAGCGCATCGTTGAGGTGAAGGCAGCCTACGACATCTGGGTGACCGACGCCGAGCAGGAGGCGCTGCGCCGGCAGCTGCTTGCCTGCTAAAGGGGGTTACCCCCATCCCACCCCGCATATTATTCACCTACAGCTCATACACAGAACCCCCTCAGTTGCCCCACAAACCACGTGCATGGCGTGTGAATCGAGCCTCCGCGCGCGAGCATCTATAGATCTTTCCATATCTAATAAATGCAGCGTCCAGAGCTAGGCAGTCACCCCCTCATGAAAGAAAATTAATCGTTATTTCTTCCACGCCTCACATTTCTTTTAATATGTGACACAGCACCTAGGCTGAGGTCTAGGTCACATTAGTAATGCGCGTGCGCTACTGCTCTCATTGAGACACGCTTGCCGAATCAACTCCCTGCGAAGGAACCGTGATGTTCAAGTACATCATCAAGAAGACCGCCAGCTGGCTGGTTGTCATCTTCCTCGCGACTAACATCGCGTACCTCCTAGCCGCAACCTTTCTCGACCCCAGATCAAACTACATTGGCCGCAACCCTCCGCTCGGCCAGGAAGAGATAAGTCGCATCCTCACTCCCCTCGGGCTTAACCCCGAAACCCCACTTTTGGAACGCTGGTGGGGCTGGCTCTCCGGCATCCTCTTCCATTGGGACTGGGGAACATCTCCGCTTGGTGACCCGGTCAGCGCGCAGATTGGCCACCGCGCTCTGGTCTCCGCCCAGCTTCTGCTTGTCGCTACGGTTCTGTCCGTCATCATCGGAGTCGGTCTCGGCGTTTACACCGCCTCCCGCCAGTACAAAGCAGCAGACCGCTTCTGGCAGGGTGTCTCTATCATCACGATGAACACCCACGTCGTCGTGGCCTCGATTCTGGTCGTCGCCGGAGGCCTCTGGATTAACCGCGTCACCGGTCACCGCGTTGTGTATGTCACCGGCGCATCGAGCTTGGGCGTGGAAGGCTTCTTCCCCAGGCTGCTGGATATGGCGCAGCACCTCATTCTGCCGTCCATCTCACTCATCATCATCAGCTACGCCGGCTATCACATGATGCAACGCACCCTGCTCTTGGATAACTTGAATGCTGACTACGTGCGCACCGCCCGCGCCAAAGGTCTTACCCGTTCCCAGGCTATTCGCAAACACGCCCTGCGCACCTCCATCATCCCGGTAGCAACCTCCGTGGCCTTCTCCGTTCCCGGTATCTTCACCGGCGCCATCATGACGGAAACCATCTTCGCGTGGAAGGGCATGGGCCAATACTTCATCGAAACCATCAACCGCAATGACGTCAACGGCACCACCGCCGTCGCCGCTTTCGGCGCCGTCATGATTGCCTTCTCCGCAATCCTGGCTGACCTCGTCGTTGTAGCCCTCGACCCGCGAGTAAGGGTGAGTTAAATGACTCCAGAGAAGAAATCCACCTCCCCGCGCTCCGAGGCGCGCCAACCGCAGCGTTACCACCGCAACGACTTGGCAATCGATACCGCCGCGGACAACCTGGGCGTGCGTCCGCATGCCGCCACCGCAGACTATTCGCCGTCCACCGAACCCAGCGCCCAATCGGCACTTGGTGCCGGCGTCGACGTCGACGATGCGCAGCGCAAGCAATACACCAGCAAAGACTTCAGCGGAACCTCAAAGCTCACGCTGTACACGCGCCGCTTTTTCCGCAACAAGGCGGCAGCTGTCGGTCTCGTTATCTTCGTGCTGCTCGCCCTGCTGTCAATCTTCGGCAGCTACCTGACGCCCTGGGCATTCGACGATCCGGACTTCTTCAATTTGTCCACAGGTCCATCTTCCGAGCACTGGTTCGGTACCACGGACTCCGGAAATGACCTGTTTGCCCAGACCGTGCACGGACTTGGCCGCTCACTGATCATCGCGCTCATTGTGTCGCTGGTGTCCACCCTGCTCTCCGCCTTCATCGGTGCAGCGGCGGCAATGTATGGCGGCGCAGTGGAAAAGGTCATCTTGGCCGTTATCCACTTCTTGCTGGCCATCCCGACCTTCCTGTTGATCGCCTTGGTTGTCTCCGACTCCGGTGGTGACTGGAAGCTGCTCATTGTCGTCCTCATCGTCTTCGGCTGGATGTACCCGGCGCGTGTTATCTGGGCCATGGCGCTCAGCGTGCGCGAAAACGATTATGTGCGTGCTGCGGATTACATGGGCGTTTCTCGCTTCCGCACCATTTTCCGCCACGTCGTGCCCAACATCGGCTCGCTGCTCATCATCCAGGCAGCCTTGGGCGTGGTGTCCACCATCATGTCAGAAACCGCACTGTCCTTCCTGGGCTTGGGCGTCAAGCTTCCCGACGTCTCCCTAGGCACCCTCCTTGCCGGTGGCGCCAATGCCGTCGAGGCTTCGCCCTGGCTCTTCTACTTCCCTGCCGGCATCCTCACTCTGCTCACCGTCTCCATGGCGTTCATCGCCGACGGTCTGCGCGATGCCATTGACCCCAACTCGAACTCCGGAGGCCGAGCATGACCCCGTCACACACCGCAAACGCCGTCCCGATCGGAAGCAGCGGCGAATCCTTCCCAGCCGCCGAACCGGTCCTGTCCGTCCGCAACCTCTCCGTCACCTTCCCGTCGGAAGCCGGCTCCGTTCACGCAGTGCGTGGCGTCGACTTCGACCTCATGCCAGGACGCACCTTGGCCATCGTGGGTGAATCCGGCTCCGGTAAGTCCGTCACCTCCCTTGCCGTCATGGGCCTGCTTCCGGGCTACGCCAAGGTGGAAGGCTCCGTGGTCTATGCAGGCACCGAGCTCATCGGCAAGTCGGACAAGGAGATGTCACAAATCCGCGGCAAAGACATCTCTATGATCTTCCAAGACCCACTGTCTTCCCTCACCCCGGTGTTCTCCATCGGCGACCAGCTCATCGAGGCCATCCAAACCCACCGCGATGTGTCGAAGCGCGAGGCAGAAAAGGAAGCCATCCGTTTGCTCAAGCTCGTGGGCATCCCAGAGGCTGAAAAACGTGTGAAGTCCTTCCCACACGAATTCTCCGGCGGCATGCGCCAGCGCGTGGTCATCGCCATCGCCATGGCCAACAACCCGCGCGTCATCATCGCCGACGAGCCCACCACAGCCCTCGACGTCACCATCCAGGCCCAGATCCTCGAGGTACTCAAGGTGGCGCAGCGCGAAACCGGTGCTGCTGTCATCATGATTACCCACGACATGGGAGTGGTGGCCGGCACTGCCGACGACGTCCTCGTCATGTACGCCGGCCGCCCGGTGGAGCTGGGCGATGTCGATACCATTTTCAACCGCCCCAAAATGCCCTACACCGTAGGCCTTCTCGGCTCCACCCCGCGCGTGGACAAGGCCACCGATGAGCCGCTCACGCCCATCGCCGGCACCCCGCCGCGCCTTATCGAGGTCGCTGCGGAGTGCCCCTTCGCCGACCGCTGCCCGGTGGCCCAGCCAGAGTGCCGCACTCAGGAACCCGAGCTGCGCGCGCTTGACGACGCCCCCGGCCACCACGCCGCCTGCCTTCGTTCCGACGAGATAGAAGGCGGCACCATCGGCGGCGAGCGCATGTACCCGCTGCCGAAGATTTCCGCCGATGCATTGGGGGATACTCCGTACGACCAGCGCCCCATCACCCTCGAGGTGAAGAACTTGGTCAAGGACTTCCCCCTCATCAAAGGTGCCATCCTCAAACGCCGCGTGGGCACCGTCCATGCGGTGAAGAACGTCAGCTTCGATGTTCACCAAGGCGAGTGCTTCGCCATCGTGGGCGAGTCTGGCTCCGGCAAGACCACCACCCTCCTGGAAATCATGGATCTCAACCCACCGGAGGGCTCCACCATCGTGGTCAACGGCACCAACACGTCGGGCCTAAGCTCCTCCGCACGGCGCAAGCTGCGCAAAGACATACAGATCGTGTTCCAGGATCCGATGAGCTCGCTCAATCCTCGCATGACCATCCGGGAGATCATCGCCGAGCCACTGGAGTCGCTGGGCTATGAGGGGGACGTCGGCCAGCGCGTGGGTGAGCTCATGCAACTCGTGGGCCTCGAAGCACACCAAGTGGACCGTTTCCCCGGCGCCTTCTCCGGCGGCCAGCGCCAGCGCATCGGACTTGCCCGTGCCCTAGCCACCAATCCCTCCATCGTGGTGCTCGACGAACCTGTCTCCGCACTCGATGTGTCCATTCAGGCCGGCATCATCAACCTGCTGCATGACCTGAAGAACCGCCTGGGCATCTCCCTGGTGTTCGTTGCCCACGACCTATCCGTCGTACGCCACCTCTCCGACAAGGTCGCGGTGATGTACAAGGGCGACTTCGTGGAATACGGCCCCACCGATGAGGTCTTCGATAACCCGCAACACGCTTACACCCGCGCGCTGCTTTCGGCCATTCCGGTGCCGGACCCAGCCGTGGAACGTGACCGGGTGCGCGAGATCTATCAACCCGCCGAACCCGCTGAAACCTCGGCCTAAAGACTTACAACTAAATACTCCCCGTCTCCATGTTTCCTCTTGAAAGGTCATTGATATGAACATGAAGCTCCGCAAGGCAACTCTCGCGGCGGTCACCGCCTCCGCCCTCATCCTCACCGGCTGCGCCTCCGATGGTGGCTCCGATAGCTCCAAGGACTCCAGCAACTCCGCCTCCGGCGAAAAGCTCGACGTCAAGCTGGACGGTTCCTACAACCCCAAGGACCGCTCCGAGCTCAAAGAAGGCGGCGAGCTACGCCTAGCTATCGACGAGATCTCCCAGCAGCAAAACCCCTTCCAGGCCGACGGAACCCGCTACACCAGTGACGTCTGGAAGTACTACAACCCGCAGATCGGCCTCTTCGACGGCGCGGGTGAATTCCACGTCAACAATGACTACATCACGGATGTTAAGGACGAGGAGAAGGACGGTAAGACCGTCGTCACCTTCACCATCCACGAGAAGGCTCAGTACAACGACGGCACCCCCATTGACTGGAAGGCCTTCGAAAACACCTGGAAGTTCAACAACGGTGAGAACAAGGAGGCTAACGTCTCCTCCACCGATGGCTACGAGCTCATCGAGTCCGTGGAGCCGGGCGAGAACGACAAGCAGGCCGTCATCACCTTCAAGCAGACTTACCCCTGGTGGCAGGGCCTCTTCAACATCCTGCTCCCACCGCAGGTGGATTCCACGGAGAAGTTCAACGAAGCCTACCTGGGCAAGGTTCACCCCGAGTGGGGTGCAGGACCCTTCAAAGTGGACAATGTGGACTTCCAGAGCGGTACCGCGACCTTCGTCCCGAACGAGAAGTGGTGGGGGGACAAGCCTTTCCTGGAGAAGGTGACCTACCGCCAGATGGAAGATCAGGCCTCCATTAACGCGTTCAAGGCCGGCGAGATCGACGCTACCGGTGTGGGCAACAAGGAGCGCTTGGCTGCGGTCAAGGACATGCAAGACATTGAGATCCGCACGGCCATGGCGCCGTCTAAGTCTCTCTTCACGCTCAATGCCAAGAACGAGATCCTCTCTGATATCAAGGTCCGCGAGGCCATCATGTCCGGTATCGACCGCTCGACGTTGTCCGGTATCCGTTTCAACGGCCTCAACGGCTACACCGAAGACCTCCCCGGTTCCTTCAACCTGTACCAAACCCAGAAGGGCTACGAGGATAATGTGGGAGCCGTCATCAAGTTCGACGCCGACAAGGCCAAGTCCCTCCTCGATGAAGCAGGCTGGAAGGAAGGCAGCGACGGCATCCGCGAGAAGGACGGCACGAAGCTGTCCATGCGCTATACCCTGATCGGTGACTCCTCCATCTCCAAGGCTATAGCTACCGCTACCCAGAAGATGATGAAGGATATCGGCGTGGACCTGAAGGTAGAGGAGCGCCCGTCCTCCGACTTCTCCGAGATCACCTCGAAGTATGACTTCGACATCCTGCCCATGGGCTTCTCCTCGGGCGACCCCTTCGGTGTGGCCTACTTTGGCCAGGTCTATCGCTCCGGCTCCCAGCTGAACCGCTCCGGTACCGGTACCCCGGAATTGGACAAGAAGATCGATGCGCTGTCCCAGATTGCTGACCCGGATGAGCAGATCAAGGAATCCAACAAGCTGGAAAAGGAAGCTTTGGCCCAGTACGGCATCATTCCGATCTACAACGGCCCCGCCATGGTGGCCACCCACCCGGACATCGCCAACTTTGGAGCGAACTCCTTCGCCATCATCGAGGTGGAAAACATCGGCTACACCAAGTAGCTAACAGCTGAATACGCGTCATGTAAGGCATAAGAAGAGGGCCTTCCCAATTCCTGGGAAGGCCCTCTTCGTGGTGTCTAGGCGGCTTAGTTGCCCTTGTTGAGCTGGTTGCGCAGTTGATCAAAGTAATCGCGTGCGCTCTGCGGCTGCGCAGTGCCCTGCGGCGGAGGCGGGAAGCCCGGCAACTGGCCAAAGCCCTGCTGAGCGCCCCTTACCTTCTCTTGAGCCTGCTGCTGTGCACGCTTGGCCTGCTCCATCATCTCGGCGTCGCGGCTAGCGCGCTCATCGCGCTCACGGCGCTCCTTCTCCTCGCGGCGACGACGTGCTGCCGCGGTTTCTTCACGGCTGTGCTTAGCCTCGCCCGCCGGAACGGTAGGCTTCGGGGCGGAGTTAATGGCGTTGGTGGACAACAGCGTATCGCGCATGCCGCTGAAGAGATCCTGCATACCAGCAGGGTTTGACGGCATGTAGAGCACG is a genomic window of Corynebacterium singulare containing:
- a CDS encoding ABC transporter permease, with the translated sequence MTPEKKSTSPRSEARQPQRYHRNDLAIDTAADNLGVRPHAATADYSPSTEPSAQSALGAGVDVDDAQRKQYTSKDFSGTSKLTLYTRRFFRNKAAAVGLVIFVLLALLSIFGSYLTPWAFDDPDFFNLSTGPSSEHWFGTTDSGNDLFAQTVHGLGRSLIIALIVSLVSTLLSAFIGAAAAMYGGAVEKVILAVIHFLLAIPTFLLIALVVSDSGGDWKLLIVVLIVFGWMYPARVIWAMALSVRENDYVRAADYMGVSRFRTIFRHVVPNIGSLLIIQAALGVVSTIMSETALSFLGLGVKLPDVSLGTLLAGGANAVEASPWLFYFPAGILTLLTVSMAFIADGLRDAIDPNSNSGGRA
- a CDS encoding ABC transporter permease; amino-acid sequence: MFKYIIKKTASWLVVIFLATNIAYLLAATFLDPRSNYIGRNPPLGQEEISRILTPLGLNPETPLLERWWGWLSGILFHWDWGTSPLGDPVSAQIGHRALVSAQLLLVATVLSVIIGVGLGVYTASRQYKAADRFWQGVSIITMNTHVVVASILVVAGGLWINRVTGHRVVYVTGASSLGVEGFFPRLLDMAQHLILPSISLIIISYAGYHMMQRTLLLDNLNADYVRTARAKGLTRSQAIRKHALRTSIIPVATSVAFSVPGIFTGAIMTETIFAWKGMGQYFIETINRNDVNGTTAVAAFGAVMIAFSAILADLVVVALDPRVRVS
- a CDS encoding ABC transporter family substrate-binding protein, translated to MNMKLRKATLAAVTASALILTGCASDGGSDSSKDSSNSASGEKLDVKLDGSYNPKDRSELKEGGELRLAIDEISQQQNPFQADGTRYTSDVWKYYNPQIGLFDGAGEFHVNNDYITDVKDEEKDGKTVVTFTIHEKAQYNDGTPIDWKAFENTWKFNNGENKEANVSSTDGYELIESVEPGENDKQAVITFKQTYPWWQGLFNILLPPQVDSTEKFNEAYLGKVHPEWGAGPFKVDNVDFQSGTATFVPNEKWWGDKPFLEKVTYRQMEDQASINAFKAGEIDATGVGNKERLAAVKDMQDIEIRTAMAPSKSLFTLNAKNEILSDIKVREAIMSGIDRSTLSGIRFNGLNGYTEDLPGSFNLYQTQKGYEDNVGAVIKFDADKAKSLLDEAGWKEGSDGIREKDGTKLSMRYTLIGDSSISKAIATATQKMMKDIGVDLKVEERPSSDFSEITSKYDFDILPMGFSSGDPFGVAYFGQVYRSGSQLNRSGTGTPELDKKIDALSQIADPDEQIKESNKLEKEALAQYGIIPIYNGPAMVATHPDIANFGANSFAIIEVENIGYTK
- a CDS encoding HNH endonuclease family protein, which translates into the protein MASRTPFILAALLNVLVAALVLVGLMFPTSSSQPDAAPNTAQESPSASANVQDEQTEAAAEVAAALATLDSLEVKGRAPMTGYEREEFGQAWSDDVTVEFGHNGCDTRNDILRRDLDNLVIKDGTHDCVALSGTLQDPYSGQTIDFQRGADTSSAVQIDHVVALADAWQKGAQQWSPEQRRNFANDPRNLLAVDGPLNQQKGAGDAATWLPPNKAFRCQYAQRIVEVKAAYDIWVTDAEQEALRRQLLAC
- a CDS encoding ABC transporter ATP-binding protein — encoded protein: MTPSHTANAVPIGSSGESFPAAEPVLSVRNLSVTFPSEAGSVHAVRGVDFDLMPGRTLAIVGESGSGKSVTSLAVMGLLPGYAKVEGSVVYAGTELIGKSDKEMSQIRGKDISMIFQDPLSSLTPVFSIGDQLIEAIQTHRDVSKREAEKEAIRLLKLVGIPEAEKRVKSFPHEFSGGMRQRVVIAIAMANNPRVIIADEPTTALDVTIQAQILEVLKVAQRETGAAVIMITHDMGVVAGTADDVLVMYAGRPVELGDVDTIFNRPKMPYTVGLLGSTPRVDKATDEPLTPIAGTPPRLIEVAAECPFADRCPVAQPECRTQEPELRALDDAPGHHAACLRSDEIEGGTIGGERMYPLPKISADALGDTPYDQRPITLEVKNLVKDFPLIKGAILKRRVGTVHAVKNVSFDVHQGECFAIVGESGSGKTTTLLEIMDLNPPEGSTIVVNGTNTSGLSSSARRKLRKDIQIVFQDPMSSLNPRMTIREIIAEPLESLGYEGDVGQRVGELMQLVGLEAHQVDRFPGAFSGGQRQRIGLARALATNPSIVVLDEPVSALDVSIQAGIINLLHDLKNRLGISLVFVAHDLSVVRHLSDKVAVMYKGDFVEYGPTDEVFDNPQHAYTRALLSAIPVPDPAVERDRVREIYQPAEPAETSA